Genomic segment of Caproiciproducens sp. NJN-50:
GTCTCGTAATCAATGGAGCTGGACACCAGCCCCGTTTCGATGAGATAATTCAGGTAGCGGCGGACCGTCACCTTGGACAGGCCGGCACGTGCGGAAATGCTTTCGCACGTCTGCTTTTCATCCGCCTGTTCTTTCAAGCAGCTGTAAAGACCGGCCAGGGTGCTCTGGCTCAGCCCCTTGCGCAGTTCACTGTGGTCCGGGTCAAAGGAAACCGGCTTGTTGTTCAGCAGCCGGTCCACCATGGTCTGGTTCACCGTGGTGCTGCTTTTCAGGAGATTGACTTTTGAGAGATATTTTTGAATGGCTTCCTGAAACCGCTGAAAGGAAAAGGGCTTGACAAGATAATCCACGATGCCCATTCGCAGCGCTTCCTCCACGACGCTCATTTCCGTGGCCGCCGTGACCATGATCACGGCGCTTTTGATATTTTCTCCGCGCAGCCGGCTGAGCAGCTCAATCCCGCTGACAATCGGCATATAAACATCCAGGATGACGAGGTCGGGCTGGTTTTCATGGACGTATTCCCAGGCATCCCGCCCATTGCCGAACACTCCGTCGATTTTGAAATCGCCGAACTGCTGCAGATACTGCCGGTTGATCTGCGCGACCATTGGGTCGTCCTCAACGATTGCCGCATGAATCATCGCTGTCACTTCCTTTGGCGTTTTCTGTTGAAGATAAGGGTAAATGTGGTGCCGGCCATAGGCTCGGAGTCCACTTCGATGCTGCCTTCCCTGCGGCCGACGATTTCATTCACCAGACTCATGCCGACCCCCCGCCCCTGCGCGGCTTTCGTGCTGAATCCCGGTTCGTAGATCCTGCTCAGGTTTTCCGGCTCGATTCCCGTTCCGGTATCTGTCACCAGAATCAGCAGGCCGTCTTCGTCCTCCGTGATCTGAAGCACGATGCTCCGCGGACCGTCTCCGCGCTGGGCATTGACAGCCTCGATGGAATTTTCAAGGAGATTGCCGACCACAGTTACAAGGTCGGAGGTGGACAGGTACCGGCTGTGCTCCGGCAGATCGCTGTTGGCCAACAGCGTCAGGCTGATATCCAGTTCCCTCATGTTGTTCAGCTTTCCAAGAAGCAGCGCCGCGACGCTGGAGTTGCGGATGTACTGCAGCACCGGGCCGATCACCTTGGCCTGAAGCGCTGAAATGCTTCCAATATAAGACAACGCCTCTTTTTGCCGTCCCATCTGAAGCAGGCCCGCAATCACCTGCAGCTTGTTCATGAACTCATGGCTGTTGGCACGGAGCGCGGAAACGATGTGCCGGGTCCCGTTCAGCTGTTCCGCCGTCCGCATCGCTTCGGTCCGGTCCGACAGGATCAGGAGGGTGCCGGACCGCCTTTCGTTCTTCCGCAGGGGAATACAGCAGGAGAGAATGTTGGGACGGGAGGTTGAGATGTTCTTTTTCTTTTCTTCCTTTTCCCTGAGCAGGCTTTCCCCCGATTCCTCCTGGATGAGGGAATCCAGAACCGCGCCTTCCAGCAGTTCCGACCGCTGTCCCAGCATCCCTTCGGCGGCCCGGTTCACCAGCTGGATTTTTCCCGGCGCGTCCACGAAGACAACGCCCTCGTCCAGGTTGTTGAGCACTTCATTTTGTGTCAGATAGGTATGCACCAGTTCCTCCGGACTGTAGCCGAGGAGCAGGTGCCGGATGAGAAAGGTGGCAGACCCTGCCAATATCAGCGTCGCCAGCATCAGAAACGCGGCCAGTTTGAGATAGGTCATCGTGATCCGGTTGCGAAGGCTCTGAATCCGGTCCATTGTGGTGCTGGTCATCACAAAGCCGATCACCTTGCCGTCCCCATTCTTCACCGGACAGAAAAACCGGCGCTGCGGACCCATCGTGCCCACGCCGTTCACAACATAGGACTCTCCGGCCAGGGCCCGGTTTTCGTCCCCGCCGACAAACTGCTC
This window contains:
- a CDS encoding response regulator → MIHAAIVEDDPMVAQINRQYLQQFGDFKIDGVFGNGRDAWEYVHENQPDLVILDVYMPIVSGIELLSRLRGENIKSAVIMVTAATEMSVVEEALRMGIVDYLVKPFSFQRFQEAIQKYLSKVNLLKSSTTVNQTMVDRLLNNKPVSFDPDHSELRKGLSQSTLAGLYSCLKEQADEKQTCESISARAGLSKVTVRRYLNYLIETGLVSSSIDYETGGRPRVLYQLKE
- a CDS encoding ATP-binding protein, encoding MVHWNRRGRKDKGLASMFAQLFSLSTLVWIVLLSVTLTVTLHFSLSSLQEKIESGLVSTASSLADSEAVKDALQKGTCPKSLTDYLDDLISKTEDLDIVTIADAHSTRLYHVVHARVGEQFVGGDENRALAGESYVVNGVGTMGPQRRFFCPVKNGDGKVIGFVMTSTTMDRIQSLRNRITMTYLKLAAFLMLATLILAGSATFLIRHLLLGYSPEELVHTYLTQNEVLNNLDEGVVFVDAPGKIQLVNRAAEGMLGQRSELLEGAVLDSLIQEESGESLLREKEEKKKNISTSRPNILSCCIPLRKNERRSGTLLILSDRTEAMRTAEQLNGTRHIVSALRANSHEFMNKLQVIAGLLQMGRQKEALSYIGSISALQAKVIGPVLQYIRNSSVAALLLGKLNNMRELDISLTLLANSDLPEHSRYLSTSDLVTVVGNLLENSIEAVNAQRGDGPRSIVLQITEDEDGLLILVTDTGTGIEPENLSRIYEPGFSTKAAQGRGVGMSLVNEIVGRREGSIEVDSEPMAGTTFTLIFNRKRQRK